The sequence below is a genomic window from Coffea arabica cultivar ET-39 chromosome 8e, Coffea Arabica ET-39 HiFi, whole genome shotgun sequence.
cCTTCATTTAATTctcgataatcaatacacaacCTCAAACTTTCatcttttttcttaacaaatagaataGGTGCCCCCCATGGCGAATCACTTTCTCTAACAAAACCTCTCTCCAATAGATCCTGTAATtgtatttttaattcttttagctctgcaggagccattcggtacgTACTCTTAGAAATCGGGGCCATTCCCGGCACCATTTCAATTTTAAACTCCACCTCTCTCTCTGGAggtaatgtttttaattcttcgAAAAAGACATCTGGAAATTCCCTTACCACCGGCACATCCTCCAACTTTACTTGGTCCCTGGGAGCGTTAATCAAGGAAGCTAAGAAACCTTGCGCTCCTTTATACAACATTTTTCTTGCCCGAACTCCCGAAATCATAGCAGATGATGCTAGTCTACCtttcacatccaatttcagggttgctaCCCCAGGAATCCAATATTCCACCACTTTTGCTCTACAATCAAGCTTAGCATGGTAATGAGTTAGGAAATCCATTCCTATAATAACATCATACCCTTTTATGTCCAAACTGACTAGGTCTACTAGCATCTTATGCTCTCCAACCCAGAACTCGCAATTCTTATAGGCCAGGCTAGTAATTATACTCCTATTACCCATAGGTGTTCTAACTTCAAGATCGAAAGGTAATTTAATAGGTTGTACCTCAATTTCGGACATAAAAATTGGATTCACAAATGAATGAGTTGCGCCAAGATCAATTAGTACTCTAGCTAatcggtgaaagattggaagagTACCTTCCATAACCTCCGAGGAATCAGGTACAGGTTGATCGTCCATAGCGTACACCCTGGCAGGAACTTTCGGCCTGTTTCCTCCAGAAGTGGCTTGTCCTGCACTTGTGGTACCACCTTCTTGTATTTTTAGACAACCGGCAATCTGGTGTTCACTGCTTCCGCACCTCAAGCACTTCCCTTCTTTCCTCCAACATCCGTCCTCAGTATGGCCAGCCCTCCTGCAATATCCACAAGTTACCTGAGGGGTGGTCACACGACCTCCTTGCGGGGCGTTCCTAGTTTGATTCCTTCTACTTGGTCCTCCTCTAGTACCGATATCTGTTCTTCCGGTACCTCTTGCCCCAGCTCCTCTTGCTAGAGCGCCTAGTGGTGCTCCAGGACTATTTACTCTACCCATTCCTCGACCTACTTTGGCCGGTGGAGCATTTGCATAAGTCGACTCCCGACTGCTGCTAGGgccaaatcttttcttggcttggaagGATTTTACTTGAGCTCTGGCAACTTCAACCCTCCGAGCTCTCTCTACGACATCAGCAAATGTGTCTATCCGAACAGCAGCTAATCCCTCCTGAATTTTCACGTTCAGTCCCTTCACAAACCTGCTTACACGTCTTTGCTCCGTGGCtaccaattcaggagcaaaaCGGGACAATTTTGTGAATTGGATttcatattcggcgacactcaCCGCCCCCTGCCTACACTTGATAAAgtcatcctctcttttctcttgaatGAGAGGGGGTAGaaacttggcattaaactcccttgtgaagtttGCCCAGGTCCTAGGCATATGGTTCATATCCCAATTAACCCTAATtaggttccaccaggaacgagcaGCTCCCTCAAGCTGGAATGCTGCAAAAGTCACTTGTCTCTCTTCCGTATAATTTAAAGTTGCAAAAATGTCAGAGATCCTCTCCCACCAACCTTCTGCTACCTCGGGTTCTAGGCCTCCATAGAACTTAGAAGGTCCAAACTTCAAGAATCTCTCTAATGTCCGATCCtcttgttattcttggttttgatgatcacaaagtactttgaaatgtttatctaactctcttcaaatataagtattttttgcctatcaaagaatcaagtacgaatatgtcaagaaatgaaaatcaaccaaaagaagaagcaaaaacaggacactcatgtcggacgtccgaaggaatctgtcggacgtccgaaaggatgaagaacatcaagaaggaaactctgtcggacgctcgtaaggaagcatcggacatcctgaaggatcggacgcatgcttcggacgcacatcaatctcatcggacgtcctaaaaattccacaaagctttgataactctctggatgacgttcggacacagaagctcggacgataaaatctcatcggacgtccgaacaacaacttgactgattttcggacgatgggatcggacgatgactaagctgtcggacgtccgacagccccaacggctagctgactcttcatctgccttctatccgttggaagcattaatgacgcccatttttggttccctttaaatacaaacgattctgaatcaGACAACAACTTTtgtacactttgtttacaagatctcaagagatattttagcttgaaaatagtctccaagacaagatttgttctccaagtggtgtgaatttcttgtgagcatttctcttgtggttgaaagttttattagtgtagctttgttgagggttatctgagtgattgtaaaacttcttagcttgactaagtgaggcttagggcaaggaggaagtgctccctccattgtacatctagttgatcatctttcatcaaagagaagttgctcaacctagtgattggtcttcaagtttgaggaaagcttggtagataatcggtttgatattctatcttattctttttgtttaataaaattctaattgcttatctatacttgtttttctaatcaacattgctctcttcttctaatctacttggttgatcattactagaaaagaaggtaaatttttattaaagaaaaattgcataaatttgattaagattttaatcaacctaattcaccctccctcttaggttgtctttgggccttacaattggtatcagagcttggtctcctagagattaagctcaaacggcttggagtaaagatgacaaccaatcatgccatgtttgttgagggaCAATCGgtcactaggcctcccatgtttactggttccaattatgttagttggaaagaaagaatgattatcttcttgcaatccattgatattgagctatgatTTATTGTAAATGAAGGACAGCATGATGCTAacattcttgatgcagatacaggtttgtttcggccaaaaacaagagctgagatgaatgctcaagatagaaccaatctcacattgaatgccaaagtcatgaatattctttatagtgccttagattcaaatgagtcaattagagtcaaaggatgtaaatctgccaaagaaatgtgggataagctaagaaaaattcatgagggtagtgacaacgtgagagaacagaaaaagtctatcttggtcacaaagtatgaatcatttaaaatagaaccccttgaggatattgacaaaatgtattgcaggttcaatgacttgatcaaagatctcgaggtgttgggcaaagaatacaccttgggagagaaaaataggaaaattcttaatgcattgggcaaagaatgggaaagtaaagtgactgcaatagaagaggctaaggatttgaatTCTGTACCTATTGattctctcattaactcactaacctcctatgagttgaagttgaaaactaaagtgcaaaAGGAAGAGGATGCGAGATCAAaaagaaacattgctctaaaggctgctcaaggtgaagatgatccagctctgttggatgatgaagactcggatggtgatgacaatgatcttgctctcatcacaaaaagcttcaagagaatcttaaataaaaggaagtttagaaggggaggacctagcaatcaattccagaattaGCCTTCAAATGCAaggtacaaaggaaaacaagaattcaacaagaaacaattggacaaatgctacgagtgtggacagcctggacactacgcaaacgaatgctctctaaagaaaaagaaagatggaaaagctgatcgaaagccaaggttcaacaacttccagattacatggaatgaatgcaactccgaaggcgaagttgaagaagaagaagaatcagctcaaatggccttcatggctattggagataatgaggtaacttccattcactctcaatctgatagtgatgatgaagatgatgatgatcttgaatcctttgttgaaaaattgcataatgccttaaaggaatcttatgataaaaacaagcagttaaaacagaaagttgtgtttctcattcaagaaaatgcaaaactttttcaccaaaataaacaactaaagactgacaatgagtgtcttgtaagagccggatgtgatgttcaaaatgaacttgatagaaagacaaatgtTTGTGAAATGCTAAAgaaaagacatggtgatttgaataaAAGGATGGACAATTTGGATGAGATCTTAAGAGTTAGAAAGCAAGattatctcaaaaagaacatgtcatcaacctttcttactgctcatgAAAGAACATTTgctcacaacaaaaatgcatatggtttcacaacatatagaaggagTGCATTGAGATTTATCAAACCATTACATGCTAGAGACTTTTCTAttttgtgtagtttttgttgtcaaagagggcatttgaaaggagattgttatgttaaaagaaatctgaacaaaggagggaaatgcatgtgggtagttagGCACAATGCTAACTTTTGAGGACCCAAAagttaaagggtaccaaacactctctcttttcagggaaaaggctcaaacaagtcaaaatggttcattgacagtggctgttcaaggcatatgaccggtgatccttccttgttcataaagctaaaatcaaaatcaagtggaaaggtgacatttggtgatgatgtgaaagttaagacaattggaataggtgatgttggtaaggatggtgaaacttttgttcataatgtgctcttagttgataacttaggttataacttgcttagtgttagtcaattgtgtgataaagacttgaatgtgttgtttaaaaagcatgaatgcattgtgcttgattccaaatataatgttgtgttcaaaggtaagaggtttgacgacatatatattgtggttcttgataaaattgattcatctagcttcaaatgtcttaaaacttcaaatgaagatccttggttgtggcataggagactttgtcattttaacatggatttactaaaggaaatttcgaaaaaggagctggttagaggcttgcaaaaaatcagttttgaaaaggataaaatttgtgatgcatgtcaatttggaaagcaaacaaaagtttcttttaaaccaaagaagtgtgtatcaacttctaaacctttagaactcttgcatcttgacttatttggtcctactcaaatcactagattgggaggtaagaaatactgctttgtgattgtggatgattattctagatatacttgggtgatatttcttgctcataaggatgatgccttcaagaatttcacttcattgtttgctaaagtacaaaatctgcttggtttaaaaattgttaggattagaagtgataatggaacggaattcaagtattatggttttccagaattttgtgatcataatggcataacacatgagttttcaattgcaagaactccacaacaaaatggtgttgtagaaaggaaaaataggacactacaagaggctgctagaactatgttaagtgaatgtagtttgccaaaatacctttgggctgaagcggtaaacactgcatgttatgtgatgaatagaatccttttgagacccattttgaataaaacatcttatgaactgatttttgataagaaacctacggttggatatttcaaagtctttggttgtaaatgttttattttaaatttaaaggaacatcttggtaagtttgagaaaaaatctgatgaaggaatatttttgggatattgtgagaacaaaagaggatatagagtctttaatagaaggactcttgtgatagaagaagccatacacataacatttgatgaaactaatgatgataattccaaaagttcgtgtgaggatgatgatgtaggtgttcgtgaaggaatggaaaagctaaaaATTGGAGATGGAGGAAACTCTAAACcggaagcaaaggaaatggagaatgaagctcatgaagatcaagaaagggaagatgaggacaaaaatgatgattcattcaaagatcttcccaaggcttggaaatttatccaaaatcatccaaaagaacttataattggtgatccatccgagaaggtaaacactcgttcctcatctaagaaattgatagacaattttgctttagtttctctttttgaacctaaaaatatcaatgatgccttaaaggatgaaaactggattttggcaatgcaagaggaactcaatcaatttgaaagaaatgagGTTTGGACACTAGTTGATAAACCTCAAAATCACCCTATCATTGGCACTAAGTGGGTATTTAGAAATAAGCTGGAtgataaaaaaaagagagagcaagaaggGAAGAGTCTTCGGCTAGGCAAAGGATGAAAAGATAGAGCAGCAAAGAAAAGGGAGGCTTTCAACGggaggaaaacagagaaaaagaaaagggcggCGGTTTGAGGAACAAGGGGGGACTGGAAAAATCGGGAAAAGCTAGGAGAGCAAAAccagaggaaaaaagaaaaaggccaagCGGATGAAAAGGTCATCGGGGAAGGAAAAACAGAAATAAGGAAGAAAAGCCAGAGGAAGGGCGGCGAAAAATGGAAGAGAAGGAGGTCGGGGGGCTTGATGAAAAACAGAGGAGAAAAACGCTTAAAAGCAGAGCAGAAGGCCAAGAAAGAGGCAACGGAGAGTTCCGGGCAGAGGCAAGCAAAcgagaaggggaagaaagaaaCGGCAACAAGGAAAAGTTTGGCAAAAGAGGGGAAGGCCAGGcggaaaaggaaagagaaggaaTAGCGGCTGGGGAAGCTTGGAGAGTGAGAAGGGGAAACCGCACCATGACTACGCCGACAGCCTCCACTCACCCCAACCCAAACCCTTCGATGCTCAGGTCAACGGCGCCGCTGCCAACTCTGCTCCCACTGCCAACTTCCCGTCCCTTGCCACTGCCATCAGCAAAGCCTCGCCGAAAAAACGTGTATGGTAAGTGATCCTTTCTTTGAATATTATTTTTCTGCTCAAAATTCATATTGTTGAAGCTTAAAGCAGAGGATGATTTCTTCAATTGTTTGTGTGAATTACTCGCAATTTTTGACCGAGTATGTGTTATGGGTTGATTGGAAtaatttttctttgcatttaaCGAAATTTTTGGGTGCTGATTTATGGCAATTGAGCGAAATTGGCGAAATTTTTCAACACCCGTTTGGTGTTCGATTAAATGCTCAAATGAAGCTCGTAGTTGTATCCCTTTCTGGTGTATCCCATTCATGTGATGCATATAATTGCTGTTGTGCATGAGCAATTTGATTGGGCTTGCTGATACTTTTGGGGCGAATTGTAACTGTAATTTAGTGAAAAGTCGGTAAAATTTTATTGCCAGTTGATGTTCGATGAAGTGCCTAACCGAAAGTCTTGCTtgcaaaaaatgatttttgctgTACTTTGTAGAACAGCCCAACTGTTTGGAGTTTTTGTAGGATTTACTATCTGAtgtttgtatttaaaaaaaaaaaaaaacctgatgCGTGATGTTCGGGTTGAGATTGGCATAAGAATTTGCCGCTTTGAGTTGATGAAGCTCTGCGTTTGCTCAAAGTTAAGGTTCAGTTCGTTGTTCAATGGGTGCATCAAGTTTTAGTTTGCTGTTTAATGTTTAGTCCCCTTCCCGTTTATGAAACCTTGTGAAAATGGTTGCGAAGCTACGGTAGAAAATTTTTGTAGAAGAAAGACACTAACAAAGTTGCAGAAGGTTGCTTCGTAAGCTTTGCCcggaaaagttttcaaaattgCATTCTAGCCCCCCAAGCTCCCCGTAATTCTGTTATGGCCCTACCAActtttaattctttcaattgggtccttaatttaattgcatataggtccttgaattttatttttctttgattgtGACCCCAGATTTTTGTGATGATTATAATTTGACCCCAAAGCTTAGTTAatatttgcaatcaagtccttcattgttttaatttcttgaatgtaggttgtttatatgatttaattgattcaatttcatgattcatttttatctttatgattgttttgttaattaaagtggtgccttgaccttttctttgtattttggagggcaaataagtgatttcatttcattggggcccaattgcaagggaggtaacctccatctccttgattttcatttatccTATGTGTTCCTACGTGCTacatgtgaatatgcatgctttaattcgttttttatgtttaatcgcctgttttgcttttctttttattttattttgcttcctttaattggcaagtcatttgagggcatttgaaccccaatttgtaatagttaggatatTATTTTCAAGCCTTcccctttttagattgtagtaggcttcccccctcaatgtaatagatagggcttccTTTCTTGTTGCTTGTGTGAtctgcatgcttacgtgctatctGTTACCGCTTTCATAGAGATTTTGCATCTAGACAagtatgcttatgtgttacgtgctatgtgaaactatgtgttttgcatgtctatttgctttagtattatatctgattatgtggatgAATGCAcatcaccgtggctagtccaatgctagtcatggtcttccccctcgaactctcgcaagtccaatgcttgtgaaaaAGCGTTacaaaagggctagtccaatgctagacccaataggccgtcccctttCGTTAGTACacacttgcatgtttcactacatttcatacatttttcttagttttctagcatttggcatgctcccccaatcctttccccttcattttaggtttttgcatcctcatgctagttatagagtacatttgcttgagagtccccttttggtaagggaaacgagcgagtgtggctacaaaatagccttagcacgctagttcttccttctaatcaaaggaaaaattaaaatcgtgaagttaggagtcattcccgtacctgacttgatgcattcctctaggttcatacactctcatttttatcatatcacttcctcactttttttatccacattttctcactacttatatttttctcactccatATGCCATGTTcacatttctcttctttcaCTATCActcatttattttctacctcacaaattgcacccaattgcacttatatgcatttactaccatttataccatattttcatccacttgcacacaaacaccttcattttctcaattggcacacatgcacttttcttacatttgcacatattgcatttttcttacatttgcacacatggcactttttcttacatttgcacacattgcacttttcttacatttgcacacattgcacttttcttacatttgcacacttgcacttacatttgtatttctaacttattttgcattcctcttacatttttcacacttgcactcatatttgggtcttcatttgcattacccgtgacctctatgagagttttccttattggccatcacaactcatgtgattgagaccaaaaagcctcataagagacattttagatttaggattgcatttttttcgcatccattagtcacatccaacatgcaacacatattttgggtagaaaaattgggaaaagaag
It includes:
- the LOC140012749 gene encoding uncharacterized protein; amino-acid sequence: MNHMPRTWANFTREFNAKFLPPLIQEKREDDFIKCRQGAVSVAEYEIQFTKLSRFAPELVATEQRRVSRFVKGLNVKIQEGLAAVRIDTFADVVERARRVEVARAQVKSFQAKKRFGPSSSRESTYANAPPAKVGRGMGRVNSPGAPLGALARGAGARGTGRTDIGTRGGPSRRNQTRNAPQGGRVTTPQVTCGYCRRAGHTEDGCWRKEGKCLRCGSSEHQIAGCLKIQEGGTTSAGQATSGGNRPKVPARVYAMDDQPVPDSSEVMEGTLPIFHRLARVLIDLGATHSFVNPIFMSEIEVQPIKLPFDLEVRTPMGNRSIITSLAYKNCEFWVGEHKMLVDLVSLDIKGYDVIIGMDFLTHYHAKLDCRAKVVEYWIPGVATLKLDVKGRLASSAMISGVRARKMLYKGAQGFLASLINAPRDQVKLEDVPVVREFPDVFFEELKTLPPEREVEFKIEMVPGMAPISKSTYRMAPAELKELKIQLQDLLERGFVRESDSPWGAPILFVKKKDESLRLCIDYRELNEGTIKNKYPLPLIDSLFDQL